One window of the Archangium primigenium genome contains the following:
- a CDS encoding uracil-DNA glycosylase family protein, translating to MSKREATEPGVGGLGALHEEIIACRACPRLVEWREQIARDKRRAYRDWTYWGRAVPGFGDPRARLVIVGLAPAAHGANRTGRYFTGDRSGEFLLAGLQRAGFSNQPRSDHREDGLRLTDAFISAPCRCAPPDNKPLPEELARCTPFFDRELALLPVQVILALGAIAWNASLAWMQRTGVRVPSPRPAFGHGAEARLAGAPVLVGSYHVSQQNTQTGRLTPAMFDTVTARVRAVLDAPREECGGASLFA from the coding sequence GTGTCGAAGCGCGAAGCCACGGAACCGGGTGTCGGGGGGCTGGGCGCCCTCCATGAGGAAATCATCGCCTGCCGGGCCTGTCCCCGCCTGGTGGAATGGCGCGAGCAGATCGCCCGCGACAAGCGCCGGGCCTACCGGGACTGGACGTACTGGGGCAGGGCGGTGCCCGGCTTCGGGGACCCCCGGGCCCGGCTGGTCATCGTGGGCCTGGCGCCCGCGGCGCACGGGGCCAACCGCACGGGCCGCTACTTCACGGGTGACCGTTCAGGGGAGTTCCTCCTGGCGGGATTGCAGCGCGCGGGCTTCTCCAACCAGCCCCGCAGTGATCACCGGGAGGATGGTCTGCGACTGACGGACGCCTTCATCTCGGCGCCTTGCCGGTGCGCGCCCCCGGACAACAAGCCCCTGCCGGAGGAGCTGGCCCGCTGCACGCCGTTCTTCGATCGCGAGCTGGCCCTGCTGCCCGTCCAGGTCATCCTGGCCCTGGGCGCCATCGCCTGGAACGCGTCGCTCGCCTGGATGCAGCGCACGGGCGTGCGCGTGCCGTCTCCCCGGCCGGCGTTCGGGCATGGCGCGGAGGCGCGGCTCGCGGGGGCGCCGGTGCTCGTGGGCAGCTACCACGTGAGCCAGCAGAACACGCAGACGGGCCGGCTGACCCCGGCCATGTTCGACACGGTGACGGCGCGGGTGCGGGCCGTGCTGGACGCGCCCCGGGAAGAGTGTGGTGGGGCCTCTCTGTTTGCTTGA
- a CDS encoding PilZ domain-containing protein, which produces MSDKRKNARVPLDIYVNKYMEGVPYLSHAADISQEGVSLSRLIEPEQDARRVGLQFQLPGSEEVIYAEGEVVREWVEASPRRDERSGVRFTLLTERHRQMIDAYVARGPREH; this is translated from the coding sequence ATGAGCGACAAGCGGAAGAACGCGCGGGTTCCCCTCGACATCTACGTGAACAAGTACATGGAGGGAGTGCCGTACCTGTCGCACGCGGCGGACATCAGCCAGGAGGGCGTGAGCCTCAGCCGGCTCATCGAGCCCGAGCAGGACGCGCGGCGGGTGGGCCTGCAGTTCCAGCTGCCTGGCTCCGAGGAGGTCATCTACGCCGAGGGCGAGGTGGTGCGCGAGTGGGTGGAGGCGAGCCCGCGCCGCGACGAGCGCTCGGGCGTGCGCTTCACCCTGCTCACCGAGCGCCACCGGCAGATGATCGACGCGTATGTGGCGCGCGGCCCGCGCGAGCACTGA
- the thrS gene encoding threonine--tRNA ligase: protein MSDQITVTLPDGSQKQAARGTSIADFVREGIGAGLAKAALFARVNGEDVDLSRKLEADVKLQIFTSKSPEGLDLIRHDAAHVVAGVVQRLYPGTQVTIGPATEEGFYYDFFRDRPFTPEDLEKIEAEANKEIAQNQPFVRSEISMDEAIQLFEGKGEKFKVEIVKDIAAKGAKTLTLYTHGDWVDFCLGPHAPSTGKIGAIKLLSTSGAYWRGDHRNPMLQRIYGTAFFDKKAMQEYLTRMEEARKRDHRKLGKELDLFHFHPYSPGAAFWTPKGTTFYNTLSAFMRRLTSDGGYVEIKTPLLYNKGLWETSGHWGKYKENMFLVLDSESGEHDFSLKPMNCPSHHLYYGFKKHSYRDLPLRLHTQDVLHRNEAAGSLGGLTRVRQFAQDDAHIYCREDQIPDEVKRFVQLLDRVYKAVGLSYSVKLSTRPEKRLGDDSLWDRAEGGLKQALESMGLQYELKPGDGAFYGPKIDFDVSDSIGRKWQLGTIQLDYLAPERFDLTYVGEDNAEHRPVVLHRAIFGSFERFIAILIEHYAGAFPAWLAPVQATLVTVADRQMEYARQVRDQLRAKGYRVELDERGITLNAKIRDAQIQKTPFTLVIGDNEVEAGAVAPRRYGGEDLKSMKLEAFEAILQKDAAWP from the coding sequence ATGTCGGATCAAATCACGGTGACGCTCCCGGATGGCAGCCAGAAGCAGGCGGCCCGGGGCACGTCCATCGCGGACTTCGTGCGCGAGGGCATTGGAGCGGGTCTGGCCAAGGCTGCCCTCTTCGCGCGGGTGAACGGCGAGGACGTGGACTTGTCGCGCAAGCTCGAGGCGGACGTGAAGCTGCAGATCTTCACCTCCAAGAGCCCCGAGGGACTGGATCTCATCCGGCACGACGCCGCGCACGTGGTGGCCGGGGTGGTGCAGCGGCTCTACCCGGGCACGCAGGTGACGATTGGTCCGGCCACGGAGGAGGGCTTCTACTACGACTTCTTCCGCGACCGGCCCTTCACGCCCGAGGACCTGGAGAAGATCGAGGCGGAGGCCAACAAGGAGATCGCCCAGAACCAGCCCTTCGTGCGCAGCGAGATCTCGATGGACGAGGCCATCCAGCTCTTCGAGGGCAAGGGCGAGAAGTTCAAGGTCGAGATCGTCAAGGACATCGCGGCCAAGGGCGCCAAGACGCTCACGCTCTACACGCACGGGGACTGGGTGGACTTCTGCCTGGGGCCCCACGCGCCGAGCACCGGGAAGATCGGCGCCATCAAGCTCCTGTCCACCAGCGGCGCCTACTGGCGGGGCGATCACCGCAACCCCATGCTCCAGCGCATCTACGGCACGGCCTTCTTCGACAAGAAGGCGATGCAGGAGTACCTCACGCGCATGGAGGAAGCGCGCAAGCGCGACCACCGCAAGCTGGGCAAGGAGCTGGATCTCTTCCACTTCCACCCGTACTCGCCCGGCGCCGCCTTCTGGACCCCCAAGGGCACGACCTTCTACAACACGCTGTCGGCCTTCATGCGTCGGCTGACGTCGGACGGCGGCTACGTGGAGATCAAGACGCCGCTGCTCTACAACAAGGGCCTCTGGGAGACGAGCGGCCACTGGGGCAAGTACAAGGAGAACATGTTCCTCGTGCTGGACAGCGAGAGCGGCGAGCACGACTTCTCGCTCAAGCCGATGAACTGCCCGAGCCATCACCTGTACTACGGCTTCAAGAAGCACAGCTACCGCGACCTGCCCCTGCGCCTGCACACCCAGGACGTGCTGCACCGCAACGAGGCGGCGGGCTCGCTCGGGGGCCTGACGCGCGTGCGCCAGTTCGCCCAGGACGACGCCCACATCTACTGCCGCGAGGATCAGATCCCTGACGAGGTGAAGCGCTTCGTGCAGCTGCTCGACCGCGTCTACAAGGCGGTGGGGCTGAGCTACTCGGTGAAGCTGTCCACCCGCCCGGAGAAGCGGCTCGGGGACGACTCCCTGTGGGATCGCGCCGAGGGGGGCCTCAAGCAGGCCCTGGAGAGCATGGGGCTGCAGTACGAGCTCAAACCGGGCGATGGCGCCTTCTACGGGCCGAAGATCGACTTCGACGTGTCCGACAGCATCGGCCGCAAGTGGCAGCTGGGCACCATCCAGCTGGACTACCTGGCACCCGAGCGCTTCGACCTCACCTATGTGGGCGAGGACAACGCCGAGCACCGGCCGGTCGTGCTGCACCGCGCCATCTTCGGCTCGTTCGAGCGGTTCATCGCCATCCTCATCGAGCACTACGCGGGCGCCTTCCCGGCGTGGCTCGCGCCGGTGCAGGCCACCCTCGTCACCGTGGCGGACCGTCAGATGGAGTACGCCCGCCAGGTGCGCGACCAGCTTCGCGCCAAGGGGTACCGGGTGGAGCTGGACGAGCGAGGGATCACGCTCAACGCCAAGATTCGGGACGCGCAGATCCAGAAAACGCCCTTCACCCTGGTTATTGGTGACAACGAGGTGGAGGCGGGCGCGGTGGCCCCCCGTCGCTACGGCGGCGAGGACCTCAAGAGCATGAAGTTGGAGGCCTTCGAGGCGATCCTCCAGAAGGACGCCGCCTGGCCGTGA
- the rplT gene encoding 50S ribosomal protein L20, with the protein MRVKKGFKARRRRNRILKLAKGYRGRRKNCYKRANQAVERALDYASRDRAQRKRNFRSLWIVRINAAARTVGLSYSRLIAGLAKNKVALDRKVLADLAVADPAGFAAVANIAKAA; encoded by the coding sequence ATGCGCGTCAAAAAAGGATTCAAGGCCCGTCGTCGTCGTAATCGGATTCTGAAGCTGGCCAAGGGCTACCGGGGCCGCCGCAAGAATTGCTACAAGCGGGCCAACCAGGCCGTGGAGCGCGCGCTGGACTACGCCAGCCGTGACCGCGCCCAGCGGAAGCGCAACTTCCGTTCGCTGTGGATCGTCCGCATCAACGCGGCCGCCCGCACCGTGGGCCTGTCGTACTCGCGGCTGATCGCCGGTCTGGCCAAGAACAAGGTCGCTCTGGATCGCAAGGTCCTCGCCGACCTGGCCGTGGCGGATCCCGCCGGTTTTGCCGCCGTCGCCAACATTGCGAAGGCGGCCTGA
- a CDS encoding cold-shock protein, translating into MATGTVKWFNDAKGFGFITQDGGGEDVFCHHSAINMDGFRTLQEGQKVEFEVARGPKGLQAQNVRAA; encoded by the coding sequence ATGGCGACTGGTACCGTGAAGTGGTTCAACGATGCGAAGGGCTTCGGGTTCATCACGCAGGACGGGGGCGGCGAGGATGTGTTCTGCCACCACTCGGCCATCAACATGGACGGGTTCCGGACCCTGCAGGAAGGCCAGAAGGTCGAGTTCGAAGTGGCCCGCGGCCCCAAGGGCCTGCAGGCGCAGAACGTCCGCGCGGCTTAA
- a CDS encoding lactonase family protein yields MAMTRRDFIHFSGLATLGLALACDGEEAPAPEPQPSAPSALWFYVGTYTSGGSEGIYLCKLDLATGGLERVGVTRGVVDPSYLLLDAKGQHLYAVNELVEFEGQPSGAVSAFSIHPQSRELTFINQRASRGGAPCHLELDARNAFLLVSNYVGGNVAVLPLQTDGGLGTAVELEQHEGSGPHPNQSSPHAHQARLDAANRHVLVSDLGTDKIMVYRFDAAQGALTPAPTPFFATAPGAGPRHLTFHPNGRVVFSINELNSTVTALAYDPELGTLKEFQTLSTLPEGFTGQSYCADIHVSADGRFLYGSNRGHDSLVVFAIGPDGTLTLVEHATGGIHWPRNFAIDPTGAFLLVANQRGNDILALRRDERTGRLTPVGQPLAIPSPTCLAFASAAS; encoded by the coding sequence ATGGCGATGACACGCCGCGACTTCATCCATTTCTCGGGCCTGGCGACGTTGGGCCTGGCCCTGGCCTGCGACGGCGAGGAAGCGCCCGCGCCAGAGCCCCAGCCGTCCGCTCCGTCCGCGCTCTGGTTCTACGTGGGCACCTACACCTCGGGGGGAAGCGAGGGCATCTATCTGTGCAAGCTGGATCTGGCCACTGGCGGCCTCGAGCGGGTGGGCGTCACCCGGGGCGTGGTCGACCCCTCGTACCTGCTCCTGGATGCCAAGGGTCAGCACCTCTACGCCGTCAATGAATTGGTGGAGTTCGAGGGGCAGCCCAGCGGCGCGGTGAGTGCCTTTTCCATCCACCCCCAGAGCCGCGAGCTGACCTTCATCAACCAGCGCGCGTCGCGTGGCGGCGCTCCGTGCCACCTGGAGTTGGACGCCCGGAATGCCTTCCTCCTGGTTTCCAATTACGTCGGCGGCAACGTCGCCGTCCTTCCGCTCCAGACGGACGGAGGCCTGGGCACCGCCGTCGAGCTCGAGCAGCACGAGGGCTCGGGGCCCCATCCCAACCAGTCGTCCCCGCACGCCCACCAGGCCCGGCTGGATGCCGCCAACCGGCACGTGCTCGTGTCGGATCTCGGCACGGACAAGATCATGGTCTACCGGTTCGATGCCGCCCAAGGCGCGCTCACCCCCGCCCCGACGCCCTTCTTCGCCACCGCGCCGGGCGCCGGACCGCGCCATCTGACCTTCCACCCCAACGGCCGCGTCGTCTTCAGCATCAACGAGCTGAACTCCACGGTCACCGCGCTCGCCTATGATCCGGAGCTCGGGACGTTGAAGGAGTTCCAGACCCTGTCCACCCTGCCCGAGGGCTTCACCGGGCAGAGCTACTGCGCGGACATCCACGTCAGCGCCGATGGCCGGTTCCTGTATGGCTCCAACCGGGGCCACGACAGCCTCGTCGTGTTCGCCATTGGCCCGGACGGCACGCTCACCCTCGTGGAGCACGCGACCGGGGGCATCCACTGGCCGCGCAACTTCGCCATCGATCCGACGGGCGCGTTCCTGCTCGTGGCCAATCAGCGCGGCAACGACATCCTCGCCTTGCGGCGGGACGAGCGGACCGGCCGACTGACGCCCGTCGGCCAGCCCCTGGCGATCCCCTCGCCCACCTGTCTGGCGTTCGCGTCGGCCGCGAGCTGA
- the rpmI gene encoding 50S ribosomal protein L35 — protein MPKLKTRSSAKKRFHVKKSGKVKFAKALGKHLFTHAKSPKLKREHRGTGHLRDMDAKKVRLELFPYGAN, from the coding sequence ATGCCCAAGCTGAAGACGCGTAGCAGCGCCAAGAAGCGCTTCCACGTGAAGAAGTCCGGAAAGGTGAAGTTCGCCAAGGCGCTCGGCAAGCACCTGTTCACCCACGCGAAGTCCCCGAAGCTCAAGCGGGAGCACCGTGGCACGGGTCACCTCCGGGACATGGACGCGAAGAAGGTGCGTCTGGAGCTGTTCCCGTACGGGGCGAACTAG
- the pheS gene encoding phenylalanine--tRNA ligase subunit alpha, giving the protein MRDRLQTLADAARRDISVASEPSAVEALRIRYLGKKGELSGVLGGMGKLPPDERRALGEVANQVKAEIEQLLADATQRVEEAALAAELRGPRLDVTLPGRSVSPGSRHPVSRTMEDIVRTFQRLGFEVAHGPEIELDYFNFEALNLPKDHPARDMQDTFYVDDASLGHAKKADSPVLLRTHTSPVQVRFMLNRPPPIRAIMPGRVYRRDSDITHTPMFHQVEGLLVDKDVSFAELKGTLDAFVRAFFGSDTRTRFRPSFFPFTEPSAEVDISCTSCGGKGCRVCKHTGWLEVLGSGMVHPNVFKHAGYDATQLTGYAFGMGVERIAMLRYRIDDLRMMFENDARFLEQF; this is encoded by the coding sequence ATGCGAGACCGTTTGCAGACGCTCGCGGATGCGGCGCGGCGCGACATCTCCGTCGCGTCGGAGCCCTCCGCCGTGGAGGCGCTCCGGATCCGATACCTGGGCAAGAAGGGGGAGCTGTCGGGTGTGCTCGGGGGCATGGGCAAGCTGCCCCCCGACGAGCGCCGCGCCCTGGGCGAGGTGGCCAACCAGGTCAAGGCCGAGATCGAGCAGCTCCTGGCCGATGCCACCCAGCGCGTGGAGGAGGCGGCGCTCGCGGCGGAGCTGCGCGGCCCCCGACTGGACGTGACGTTGCCGGGCCGGAGCGTGTCCCCGGGCAGCCGCCACCCGGTGTCCCGGACGATGGAGGACATCGTCCGCACCTTCCAGCGGCTGGGCTTCGAGGTGGCGCACGGGCCGGAGATCGAGCTGGACTACTTCAACTTCGAGGCGCTCAACCTCCCGAAGGATCACCCCGCGCGCGACATGCAGGACACCTTCTACGTGGACGACGCCTCGCTCGGCCACGCGAAGAAGGCGGACAGCCCGGTGCTCTTGCGCACGCACACGTCGCCGGTGCAGGTGCGCTTCATGCTCAACCGCCCGCCGCCCATCCGCGCCATCATGCCGGGCCGGGTCTACCGGCGCGACTCGGACATCACCCACACGCCCATGTTCCACCAGGTGGAGGGCCTGCTGGTGGACAAGGACGTGAGCTTCGCCGAGCTCAAGGGAACCCTGGACGCCTTCGTGCGGGCCTTCTTCGGCTCGGACACGCGCACGCGCTTCCGGCCCTCCTTCTTCCCCTTCACCGAGCCCTCGGCCGAGGTGGACATCTCCTGTACCTCGTGCGGCGGCAAGGGCTGCCGCGTGTGCAAGCACACCGGCTGGCTGGAGGTGCTCGGCAGCGGCATGGTGCACCCCAACGTGTTCAAGCACGCGGGCTATGACGCCACCCAGCTGACCGGCTACGCGTTCGGCATGGGCGTGGAGCGCATCGCCATGCTGCGCTACCGCATCGACGACCTGCGGATGATGTTCGAGAACGACGCGCGCTTCCTGGAGCAGTTCTGA
- a CDS encoding FKBP-type peptidyl-prolyl cis-trans isomerase: protein MRLGVLAAALIGITGSQALAQQPAASAPATNAAPLKTEDEKTVYALGLSIGRSIKLFDLSPAEMELVKRGLSDAQGNGTALVDLEKYGPKLQDLAKGRQEKVGQKFLEEAAKEKGAVKLPSGIIYRDLKVGTGPSPKASDTVKVNYRGSLTNGMEFDSSYKRGSPAEFGLSDVISCWTEGVQKMKVGGKAQLVCPSKTAYGEQGSPPTIPPNAPLVFEVELLSIGGQGADVPRATPKK from the coding sequence ATGCGTCTGGGCGTACTGGCAGCAGCTCTCATCGGCATCACCGGGTCGCAGGCCCTGGCCCAACAGCCGGCGGCGTCGGCTCCGGCCACGAACGCGGCCCCCCTCAAGACCGAGGACGAGAAGACCGTCTACGCGCTCGGGCTTTCGATTGGCCGCAGCATCAAGCTCTTCGACCTGAGCCCCGCCGAGATGGAGCTCGTCAAGCGCGGCCTGTCGGACGCGCAGGGCAACGGCACGGCCCTCGTGGACCTGGAGAAGTACGGGCCCAAGCTGCAGGACCTGGCCAAGGGCCGCCAGGAGAAGGTGGGCCAGAAGTTCCTGGAGGAAGCCGCCAAGGAGAAGGGGGCCGTGAAGCTGCCCTCCGGCATCATCTACCGGGATCTCAAGGTGGGCACCGGCCCGAGCCCCAAGGCCAGTGACACGGTGAAGGTGAACTACCGGGGCTCGCTCACCAACGGCATGGAGTTCGACAGCTCCTACAAGCGGGGCTCGCCGGCCGAGTTCGGCCTCTCCGACGTCATCTCCTGCTGGACCGAGGGCGTGCAGAAGATGAAGGTGGGCGGCAAGGCCCAGCTGGTGTGCCCGTCCAAGACGGCCTACGGGGAGCAGGGCTCGCCCCCCACCATTCCCCCCAATGCCCCGCTCGTCTTCGAGGTGGAGCTGTTGAGCATCGGCGGCCAGGGCGCGGACGTGCCGCGCGCCACGCCCAAGAAGTAG
- a CDS encoding AI-2E family transporter, producing MERSAVIGRNKRGKAQAVKVSAVKESGAGQAPEPTLRVVRSEPEGGLEELEARRVDFIWSAVMVGALGLVFGLLSVFGGVAVPVLLALSGAYVLNPFVTALERRGVDRTWGTSAVFAGCTLLLAGAVLYLVPVFRDEAAKLPDFFVKASGQVIPRVEALLGHPLPDLLRQRMTELGGRASELLQSAGPTAARLVASFAGNTARFVATLLGLLVVPVLAFFFLQDYPQLVSLVRGLVPRRAVGLVDRRFAEVDEVLSAFVRGQLTVGAILSVLYSAGLSFARIDMAIVIGVIAGFGNMVPYLGTGVGIVLAMLGVMLSWQGPWQLALVAGTFLVGQLAEGFFITPRVVGDKVGLSSVSVIIAILAFGELFGFTGILLAVPSTAILKVVLRVVVARYQRMPVYTGTGETPGA from the coding sequence ATGGAGAGGAGCGCGGTCATCGGACGCAACAAGCGAGGCAAGGCGCAGGCGGTGAAGGTGTCGGCGGTGAAGGAGTCCGGGGCCGGGCAGGCGCCGGAGCCGACCCTGCGCGTGGTGCGGAGCGAGCCCGAGGGGGGCCTCGAGGAGCTCGAGGCCCGGCGGGTGGACTTCATCTGGTCGGCGGTGATGGTGGGGGCGTTGGGGTTGGTGTTCGGGCTGCTGTCGGTGTTCGGCGGGGTGGCGGTGCCGGTGCTGCTGGCGCTGAGCGGGGCCTACGTGCTCAATCCCTTCGTCACGGCGCTGGAGCGGCGGGGCGTGGATCGGACGTGGGGCACGAGCGCCGTGTTCGCCGGGTGCACGCTGCTGCTGGCCGGGGCGGTGCTCTACCTCGTGCCCGTCTTCCGGGACGAGGCGGCCAAGCTGCCGGACTTCTTCGTGAAGGCGAGCGGCCAGGTGATTCCCCGGGTGGAGGCGCTGCTGGGCCACCCGCTGCCGGATCTGCTGCGCCAGCGCATGACGGAGCTGGGCGGGCGGGCCTCGGAGCTGTTGCAGAGCGCGGGGCCCACGGCGGCGCGGCTGGTGGCGAGCTTCGCGGGCAACACGGCGCGCTTCGTGGCCACGCTGCTCGGGCTGCTGGTGGTGCCGGTGCTGGCCTTCTTCTTCCTGCAGGACTATCCGCAGCTCGTGTCGCTCGTGCGGGGGCTGGTTCCGCGCCGGGCGGTGGGGCTGGTGGACCGGCGCTTCGCCGAGGTGGACGAGGTGCTGTCCGCCTTCGTGCGGGGGCAGCTCACCGTGGGGGCCATCCTGTCGGTCCTCTACAGCGCCGGGCTGAGCTTCGCGCGCATCGACATGGCCATCGTCATCGGGGTGATCGCGGGCTTTGGCAACATGGTGCCCTACCTGGGCACGGGCGTGGGGATCGTGTTGGCGATGCTGGGGGTGATGTTGTCCTGGCAGGGGCCGTGGCAGCTCGCGCTGGTGGCGGGCACGTTCCTGGTGGGCCAGCTCGCCGAGGGCTTCTTCATCACCCCGCGCGTGGTGGGGGACAAGGTGGGCCTGTCCTCGGTGTCCGTCATCATCGCCATCCTGGCCTTCGGCGAGCTGTTCGGCTTCACCGGCATCCTGCTCGCGGTGCCGTCCACGGCCATCCTCAAGGTGGTGCTGCGGGTGGTGGTGGCGCGCTACCAGCGGATGCCAGTGTACACGGGGACGGGCGAGACGCCCGGGGCCTGA
- a CDS encoding PEGA domain-containing protein: MKRAGGVIGGVLGLVLGCASGPERVEGPAAERARALLRGGSRMGNLVLRCEPSDADVYLDGVVQGVCADFAGEPRGLSVGTGLHQVDVKKDGYWPYVTYFEPSSARAVLTIRLRSVEPERGGDAP; the protein is encoded by the coding sequence ATGAAGCGGGCGGGTGGGGTGATTGGAGGCGTGCTGGGGCTCGTGCTGGGGTGTGCCTCGGGACCCGAGCGGGTGGAGGGCCCTGCGGCGGAGCGCGCGCGGGCACTGCTGCGGGGCGGCTCGCGCATGGGCAACCTGGTGCTGCGCTGCGAGCCCTCGGACGCGGACGTGTACCTGGACGGCGTGGTGCAGGGGGTGTGCGCGGACTTCGCGGGCGAGCCGCGGGGGCTGAGCGTGGGCACGGGCCTGCATCAAGTGGATGTGAAGAAGGACGGCTACTGGCCGTACGTCACCTATTTCGAGCCCAGCTCGGCCCGGGCGGTGCTGACCATCCGGTTGCGCTCGGTGGAGCCGGAGCGGGGTGGGGACGCCCCCTGA
- the infC gene encoding translation initiation factor IF-3, producing the protein MEGLHIARDQRTNRRIRAREVRVVGPAGEQLGVLSIEAALERAQSEGMDLVEVNPMAKPPVCKIMDYGKFKYEEKKKASDAKKKQVVVHLKEVKLRPKTEEHDYEFKVRNVRRFLEEGNKAKVTIMFRGREITHKELGSAILDDVVKDLKDVAVVEQMPRMEGRQMFMIIAPNPKVAQRARDLVRQQALAAEKADAAGKPDAAKSDAAAKPEAGKTDAAAKPEAGKTEAAAKPDAAAKTDTAGKPDAAAKPASGSAKKPGDAPGEGSAAKTAEAPVASAPAPAAGASAPPSGGAK; encoded by the coding sequence CTGGAGGGCTTACACATCGCTCGCGATCAAAGAACGAACCGCCGTATCCGCGCTCGCGAGGTCCGCGTCGTAGGACCCGCGGGTGAGCAGCTCGGCGTCCTGTCGATCGAAGCAGCCTTGGAGCGCGCTCAGTCCGAGGGGATGGACCTTGTCGAGGTCAACCCCATGGCCAAGCCGCCGGTCTGCAAGATCATGGACTACGGCAAGTTCAAGTACGAGGAGAAGAAGAAGGCCTCGGACGCGAAGAAGAAGCAGGTCGTCGTCCATCTCAAGGAAGTCAAGCTCCGTCCGAAGACGGAGGAGCACGACTACGAGTTCAAGGTCCGCAACGTGCGCCGCTTCCTCGAGGAGGGGAACAAGGCCAAGGTCACGATCATGTTCCGTGGCCGTGAGATCACGCACAAGGAACTCGGCTCGGCCATCCTGGATGACGTCGTCAAGGATTTGAAGGACGTGGCGGTGGTGGAGCAGATGCCGCGCATGGAAGGGCGGCAGATGTTCATGATCATCGCCCCCAACCCGAAGGTGGCTCAGCGGGCGCGCGACCTGGTCCGTCAACAGGCCCTGGCGGCGGAAAAGGCCGATGCGGCGGGCAAGCCCGACGCGGCCAAGTCCGACGCGGCGGCCAAGCCCGAGGCGGGCAAGACCGACGCGGCGGCCAAGCCCGAGGCGGGCAAGACCGAGGCGGCGGCCAAGCCTGACGCGGCGGCCAAGACCGATACGGCGGGCAAGCCCGATGCGGCGGCCAAGCCGGCATCGGGAAGTGCTAAGAAGCCCGGCGACGCTCCGGGTGAGGGCTCGGCGGCCAAGACCGCCGAGGCGCCGGTCGCTTCGGCACCGGCTCCCGCGGCGGGGGCGTCCGCGCCGCCGTCCGGCGGAGCGAAGTAG